In Eulemur rufifrons isolate Redbay chromosome 2, OSU_ERuf_1, whole genome shotgun sequence, the sequence TTCACGCAAACCTGTCTTTCTGCGTAGAGCACACTTGGAACACACACTTGATGAGCAATATTTGACTTCCTACTCTTTGCAGGGAATATGGAAGACACTGTGGAAACTGAGATGAAAAGAGCACAGGATCccattggggaaaataaaatgccatCATCACCTATGAAACTCACTTCTATGTCAAAGTTTACATCATCAGGAGGAGAAGCTAAGGTGGTGACAGCAAAAGGAACGACGGAGTCCAAAGTAGAAAACCGTGGTCTTTTATTCATCTACATTCAAGTTGTATTAATGCCCTTATAGTTGCCAAGCGTGGTTGATTTCATAGGACTAGTACAACTCACCAGTACATGAGACAAATAGGAACGCCCAAGTTGTTTCTGACTGTAGTTTGTGAATAACATCAGGAAAGTAGGAAAATGACAGAGGACAAAAGAGTTGGATATGAGAGAGCAGAAAGCTTTATGAAGGAATGGCATGAATTCAAAAAGAAGTTGAgatcaaagaaattgaaactccagaaaaataaatagaaggagcAAAGTCTACTTCAGTGATCTGGTTATTGAATTGCAATTTCTGGCTCTGAGGCTTAGAGCTCTGAAATCAATGGCACAACTTTGAAAAATGGCCCTTTCATTGCATCCTTCTGAAAAGTCGTTTCAGAGCCCTCTTTATGTCTTtattcctcaggctgtagatgaaggggttcagcatgggagTGACCACCGTGTACATCACCGAGGCTGTTGCGCTGGAGTGTGAGTTGTGTGTAGCAGAACTCAAGTACACCCCTAGGCATGTACAATAAAATAAGGAGACGACCAAGAGGTGAGATGCACAGGTGGAAAATGCTTTACACTTCCCCTGAGCCGAGGAGATTGCACGTACGGAGGAAACTATCTTAGAGTAAGAGTAAAGGATCCCAGTAAGGCATCCCCCACCCAGCAGCATCACTGCCAAATACATCACCACGTCATTAAGAAAGGTGTCCGAACAGGCAAGGTGGATTATCTGattaagttcacagaaaaagtggGGGATTTCCAAGTCTGTACAGAAGGTTAGCCGCAACACCATTAAGCTTTGTGACAAGGAATTCAGGACACTCAGGATCCAGGACACCAGAACAAGAAATGCACAGAGCCTGGGGTTCATGATGACTGCATAGCGCAGGGGGTGACAGATGGCCACAaaccggtcataggccatcacggTCAG encodes:
- the LOC138388256 gene encoding olfactory receptor 7A10-like; protein product: MDLGNDTRISEFLLLGFSEDPELQPVLFGLFLSMYLITVLGNLLIILASVSDSHLHSPMYFFLSNLSFADICFVSTTVPEMLNVQTWSKVISYTGCITQMDFFLLFVGLDNFLLTVMAYDRFVAICHPLRYAVIMNPRLCAFLVLVSWILSVLNSLSQSLMVLRLTFCTDLEIPHFFCELNQIIHLACSDTFLNDVVMYLAVMLLGGGCLTGILYSYSKIVSSVRAISSAQGKCKAFSTCASHLLVVSLFYCTCLGVYLSSATHNSHSSATASVMYTVVTPMLNPFIYSLRNKDIKRALKRLFRRMQ